The window GATGCTTGCAAGCGGGGTTTTCCTGCCTCCATCCCAGTTTGAGACTAACTTCATATCTGCAGCTCACAGCAAAGAAGACATTGAAAAGACCCTTGAAATTTATATGGAAAATCTCTGAAAATTTTATCTTTTAAAACGTTTGAGGATTCCAAATGATCATAGGTACCCGGGGCAGCCAGCTTGCGCTTGCCCAAACCGAGAATGTTGCACGCCTTCTTAAGGAGCGGGGTGTTGAAACCAGTATTAAGATTATAAAAACCAACGGAGACCGGTTTACTGACCGTCCCTTGCATGCGATATCCGGAGGAGTAGGGGCTTTTGTCCGGGAACTTGACGATGTCATGCTTGCAGGAGATATCGATATCGCTGTCCACTCGATGAAGGACATGCCAACAGTCCGCCCCCCGGAGATTCCTACTGTTGCAGTTCTGGAGCGTGACACTCCATTTGATTTCCTGCTCACGTACGACGGGACTACTCTTGAAGAACTGCCTGAACAGTCTATTATAGGCACCAGCTCTCTTAGAAGGGCTGCCCAGATCAGGCGTTATAGACCTGACCTTATAACTCAGGAGCTCAGAGGCAATATCGATACCCGGCTCAGGAAGCTTAAAGAAGGGCAGTATGACGGGATCCTGCTCGCGAAAGCGGGGCTCGAGCGCATGGGCTGGGAACTTGAAGGAGAAATCCTTCCTCCAGGTTTTTTCTGTCCTTCCCCGAACCAGGGCACAGTTGCAGTGGTGACAAGGGCAGGCACTGAGGCCGAAGCTGCGGTTTCCAAACTTGACCATACCGAGAGCCGTATTGTTACTGAATTTGAACGTATCCTTATCTCCGAACTCGGAGGGGGCTGTACAACTCCTATTGGTTCATATGCCGAACTTACCCCTGATAAAAAAGAAATTAAGGTTCTGGCTGAAGTCCTTTCCCTGGATGGTAGAGAAGTTGTCCGGGTTGAGGAGGTTATCCCGATGATTGGTGGTATTGAGAAAGCCAGGAAACTGGGGCACAGGCTTGTGGAGCTGGGGGGTAAGAGGCTGGCTGATGAGGCGCT is drawn from Methanosarcina lacustris Z-7289 and contains these coding sequences:
- the hemC gene encoding hydroxymethylbilane synthase yields the protein MIIGTRGSQLALAQTENVARLLKERGVETSIKIIKTNGDRFTDRPLHAISGGVGAFVRELDDVMLAGDIDIAVHSMKDMPTVRPPEIPTVAVLERDTPFDFLLTYDGTTLEELPEQSIIGTSSLRRAAQIRRYRPDLITQELRGNIDTRLRKLKEGQYDGILLAKAGLERMGWELEGEILPPGFFCPSPNQGTVAVVTRAGTEAEAAVSKLDHTESRIVTEFERILISELGGGCTTPIGSYAELTPDKKEIKVLAEVLSLDGREVVRVEEVIPMIGGIEKARKLGHRLVELGGKRLADEALLQISKDACGTDNFYDY